The Microcystis aeruginosa NIES-843 sequence CCCGGATGATCGGCTAGGAGTTTAGACAGGGTTTGCGGCAAAAAGTTTTTCCGGGGGGTAGGGTGTGGGGTGTGGGGTGTGGGGTGTGGGGTTTTACCAGTTTTGAGGTGGCCAATTACCTAATTTTCAGGGAAAAAGTGCCTAAATTTCCCCCCGATCACTCCCAGATACAGTACTTTTTGATTGACAAAAGGTCTAAAAGTCTTACCCAACAAGGTTTTTAGATTTATTCAACCAGCCCTAGATAATTTATGAGAACGAACAAAGGAAATTCTAAATCCTCCCGCCCGTTGCGAGTGCCGAGAGGTCGCCGGGACGACCGCCGCCACACCCCCAAGGTAAACCGGACAGGTCTCTATCAACGCGCGATCCGGCAGTCCTTCCTCAAACTCGACCCGCGCATCGCCGTGCGTAACCCGGTCCTGTTCGTGGTCTGGTTAGGAACGATCGTCACGGCCCTGGTCACGATCGACCCGCATCTATTCGGCACGATCGCCGGGGATAGGGGACAACAACGGCTACTTAACGGCATCATCACCCTCATCCTCTTCTTCACGGTGCTGTTCGCCAACTTCGCCGAGGCGATCGCCGAGGGGCGAGGAAAAGCCCAGGCCGATGCCCTGCGCTCCACCCGCAGCGACACGATGGCCCGGAAAATCCTTGCCGACGGCTCGATCGAGTCGGTCAGTTCCACGGCCTTGGGTCGGGGCGATCGGGTAAAACTGGTGGCCGGGGACGTGATTCCCGCCGACGGGGAAGTGATCGAGGGAATCGGTTCGGTGGATGAATCGGCGATCACCGGAGAATCGGCCCCCGTCCTCAAACAACCCGGAACCGACATCGCCAGTTCCGTCACCGGCGGCACCAGGCTTCTCTCGGACGAGTTGACAGTGCGGATCACTCAAGATCCCGGCCAGGGTTTTATCGATCGCATGATCTCCCTCGTGGAAGGGGCCGAGCGCACGAAAACCCCCAACGAGATCGCCCTGACGGTACTTCTGGCCGTGTTAACCCAAGTCTTTCTAATTGTCGTGGCCACGATTCCGCCGATCGGGAACTATATCGCCGGTTTCCTGGAAACGAGCCTCGGGCCGGCGGTTGCGGATACCTTTCGGGCCGGTTCCAGTATCGCCATCTTGATCTCGCTCCTCGTCGCCCTCATTCCCACGACGATCGGCGGTTTATTGAGCGCGATCGGCATCGCCGGGATGGATCGTGTGGCTCAGTTTAACGTCATCGCCACCTCCGGGCGCGCGGTGGAAGCCTGCGGCGACGTGAATACCCTCCTTCTCGACAAAACGGGAACGATCACCCTCGGAAACCGACTGGCTGACGAATTTATCCCCGTGAACGGTCATAACCTCGAGGAATTAGCCCGCATCTGTCTAGCGGCCAGCCTTTTCGACGAAACCCCGGAAGGACGCTCGATCATTGCCTTAGCCCGGAATTTGGGCGCGAACCTCGATATCGATGGCCAACCCGGCGAGGGAATCGAATTCTCCGCTCGTACCCGCATGAGCGGCACCGATAGGGCCGGCGAGGAATACCGTAAGGGAGCCGTAGACGCGATTAAAGGTTTCGTCCGTTCCCGCGGTGGTTCCGTTCCCGAAACCCTCGATGAGGCACAGGAAAGGGTTTCCCGTTTGGGGGGAACTCCCCTCGCCGTCTGTCGGGGTAACGATATCTACGGGGTGATCTATCTCAAGGACATCGTGAAGCCGGGATTAAAAGAGCGTTTCGACCAATTACGGCGCATGGGTGTGAGAACGATCATGCTCACCGGCGACAACCAGATCACGGCGGCGGTGATCGCGGCGGAGGCGGGGGTGGATGATTTTATCGCCGAGGCCACCCCAGAAGATAAGATCGAGGTGATCCGTCGCGAGCAATCCCAGGGCAAGTTAGTTGCTATGACGGGGGACGGAACCAACGACGCACCGGCACTGGCCCAGGCTAATGTCGGTGTGGCGATGAACTCCGGAACCCAAGCGGCGAAGGAGGCGGCCAATATGGTGGATCTCGATTCCGACCCGACCAAGCTGATCGATTTAGTGACCATCGGCAAACAGTTACTCATTACCCGCGGCGCCCTGACCACGTTTTCGGTAGCCAACGATATCGCTAAGTATTTCGCCATTATCCCGACGATTTTCGCCGCTGCCGGGATCGGTGCTTTAAACATCATGGGTTTGAAAAGCGCTCAATCGGCGATCGTCTCAGCCCTGATCTACAATGCCCTGATTATCCCCGTTTTGATTCCCCTGGCACTTAAAGGCGTTCAATTTCGCCCGCTCACCGCTGACCAACTATTGCGGCGCAATATCCTCATCTACGGCGTGGGGGGCGTGATTGCCCCGTTTATTGCTATTAAGATTATTGATGAGATAATTTCAGCGATCGGGTTGAGGTAATGGGAAAATCGGCAATATTTAAGCCTAGTTTATTCGGATTGAAGCACTCGAATCGGGATTTTAGCCAAAAAGAAACATGGGGTAAAAATCAATTTAACTCCTCATTTCCAGCTTCTTTGTGCGCTTACTTGGATGGGAAAGGACTGAAAAATGTATATCTGAAACTTGACGAAAATTTAAAAATTCAACCTGCGGAGTTAAGTACAAAAGAGTTATACGGTCTAGCTCCCGATTCCGATCATTTATTTTATGCTTTCGAGAGTCAATTTAGAGGAGGGAGCAAAATGATCACAATCGATTTATTCGCTGGTTGTGGTGGTTTATCTTTAGGTTTCCAGAAAGCGGGGTTTACTATTGTGGCCGCATTTGATAATTGGATACCTGCTATAGATGTCTATAGAAATAACTTTAGTCATCCGATATTTAATGTCGATTTATCTAGAGAATCTAGCCAAGAAATATTTGCTCAATATAATCCTGAGATTATTGTCGGCAGCCCTCCTTGTCAAGACTTTTCCAGTGCGGGTAAGAGAGACGAGGGTTTAGGACGAGCGAATCTAACGCTCACATTCGCTGAAATTGTAACTGGAGTAAGTCCGCAATGGTTTGTTATGGAAAATGTGGATAGAATTGAGAAAAGTAAAATACTCACTCAAGCAAAACAAATTTTTAAAAGCCATGGTTATGGTTTAACTGAAAAAGTTATTAATTCTTGTTACTGCGGAGTTCCTCAAACTAGAAAAAGATATTTTCTGATCGGTAAAATGAAGGAAGAAGATGATTTTTTAATCGATGAAATTAATGAAAATCTATCAAGTCAACCTCTGACTGTATTTGACTATAGCATTTCCTAAGCTAGTGAGGTACACCTATTTTTCTTCCCTTTTGCCTTCTGCCTCTTGCCTTTTGCCTAAAACCCATCACTTTTGTACCTCAGCAGACTGAAAAACGCTATATATGGGCAAAGAATTAGATATAGAATACTATTATAGACATCCTAGAAGCTATCAAAGAAGGGCGATATTCAGTATTTATGAACCTAGCCCTACTATTCGAGGAGTAAATCGACCAGTTCCCAAAACCTATCGACAACATCCCGGGGATGCTTGTCATCTTAAGGAAAAATTAAGACCGCTAACAACGAGGGAGCGAAGCTATATCCAAACTTTCCCTAAAGACTTTATTTTTGCTGGAACAAAATCTAATCTAGAACAAATGATTGGCAATGCTGTTCCTATTATAGTCATTTCAAATAAGTGTGAGACGAGGGAAAAATAAGGTAAAATCAAGAGAAACGAGCAACCCATACAGAAAAATGTCTTATAGCCTAGACTTGAGAAAAAAAGTAATCGATTATGTAGAGAATGGGGGAAGCATAACCAAAGCCGCCGCTCTATTTAATATAGGAAGAGCGACGATATATAGATGGCTAGGTAGGGAAAAACTGGAAGCAACAAAGGTAAAACACCGTCAGAGAAAGCTGGACTGGAAAGCACTGTCAAAAGATGTCCAAGAAAATCCCGAGGCAAGATTAAGAGACAGAGCCGAGAAATTTGGAGTGAGACCAAGTGCCATTTGCTATGCCTTAAAAAACATGAAAGTTACCAGAAAAAAGAAGGAACTTCGTTATAGAGAAAGAAACCGAGAAGAAAGAATGAAATACTACAGAGTGCTGAGAGAATTGATTAAAATATATGGAAGTGAAAGCCTTGTATTTATTGATGAGTCAGGGTTTGAAGAATTTCAAGCCTGTTTTTATGCTTGGTCAAAAAAAGGGAAGAAAGTCTTTGGAGATAGACAAGGAAAACGAGGAAAAAGAGAGAACCTTGTCGCTGGTAGAAGAAAGGGAAAAAAAGACTTTATTGCACCGATGGTATTTACGAGAAGCCTGAATGCCGAAGGTTTTGAAGGGTGGTTATCTTTATATTTGTTGCCCTCTCTAACCATAACATCAGTATTAATTATGGATAATGCACCAATTCATCGGAAGACAGTCATTAAACAACTGGTAGAGGAAGCAGGTCATCAGGTCGTGTTTTTGCCAAAATACTCTCCTGATTTAAATGATATCGAACATGATTTTAGTGCATTAAAGAGGGCAAGAATGTATGCTCCTGTGGGGACACCCCTTGATGAAATTATTCGTACTTATTGTGTCGCCTAGTGTCTCGTTCTTATTTGAAATAACTATAATTTGGCTAGATATGTAGGCCAATGTATTCTTAACTATGAATTGAAAAAAGGGAAAAAGACAACCTATCGACAACTACAGCTAAGTAAGTGGTTATAATTAAATTGAAAATAGATTTTGTCTTTGATCCCCCCTTAATCCCCCCTTGATAAGGGGGGTGTCGATCCCCCCTTAATCCCCCCTTGATAAGGGGGGTGTCTGATAATTTTTAACGCCTACCTACTTATTTTCTTGATTTACTGGCAAAAACAAATCTCCAAAAAACTCTAATTCTTATGAAAGCAGCCCCTAGAAAATACCGATTTTTTGGGTACATTTTCTTAAATTTCTGTCTAACAATTCTTTTCTCCTCCATCGTTCAAGCTTCTACGGGAAGCACTATCGATAGGGGGCAAGCCTCTGCATTAACCCTTTTAGGATTAGTCGCCTTTGCTTTATTTATCTATCTGTTCTTGGTCATCTTTGTACCGGAGAGGTTTTAAGAGATTTCTGGCACAATTAATTTTTGAGAGTTCAAAAATGGGAAAAAGCAGAAAATCTCTAAATAGACTCTTTCATTGATTGTTGTTTATTCTTAATTCTCCTGACTCCTGACTACTGGCTCCTGACTCCTAACTCCACCAACAAACTTTTTCAGTAAACCCTAATTATGAGTTTTGCACGCGAGGCCGGTAGAGCCATCCGTTCTACCCTAGTTCTCTGGGTAATTACTGCCCTGATCTATCCTTTCTCGATGATCGCCATCGGTCAAATTCTTTTTCCCTGGCAAGCAAACGGGAGTTTAATTACCAATAATCAAGGTCAAGTGGTGGGTTCGGCTCTAATTGGGCAACCTTTCATCAGCGATCGCTATTTTAATAGTCGTCCGAGTACCACCAACTACAGTACGGCCGATCCGAAAAACGATCCTAACAAAGTCCTGCAAACCGGAATTTCGGGGGCGAGTAACCTAGCTCCCAGTAACCCCGCATTAATCGATCGCATTAAAGGAAAACCCGATCCCGATCCGGCAAAAGCTATACAGGGGGAGATTCCCCGATTAGAGAAAGGGGCAATTAAACCCACCGCGGCTCTGGTGTACACCTCCGGTTCTGGTCTTGATCCCCATATCACCCCGGAGGCCGCCAGAGCGCAGATCGAGCGGGTGGCGCGGGTGCGGGGATTACCGACGAATCAAGTGGAGATCCTCGTTACCAAAAACACCGACGAGCGCTTTCTCGGCATCTTCGGCGAACCGGGGGTTAACCTACTGAAACTGAATCTGGCTCTAGATGCGATCGCAAATACCCGATAGGGCCTCTGATACTCAATCCTGTTTAAAAGGTATAGGAAAGTGGGAAGAGAGAGTTTGCCTTTAAAAACCCCAACTTAGTAGATTTACAAACATGGGATGCAGCCGCTAAAAAACTAACTGGGAGAGGATGGTTTAGCTGATCTTACCTTGGGATTCACATTTAAAACCTTCATCGTGCCAAGCTTCTAAATCAACGGAATTTAAGGGAATGACTTGCCAACAGGGGGGAGAGATTAATTGTCCGACAAAAGCCCAAATTATACTTCTAGTCACATCTAACCCAGTTTTTAGCTTTGATTCGTGATTACCCGGGATACCAATTTCTCGGACTGCATCGATTTCTACTGCTATACCGTGGGATTGCAAGTGAATTGCTGCTAACCATTTAGCGCGGGGTAAATGAGTAGGAGAGGTGACAACTTTTACTTTATGTACTCCCCATTGTTTTAAAATTGGCACGGCAAAGAAAAAATTGCCGAAGGTAGAATCAGCACACTTTTCTAACCAGACGTTAGTTTTTGGCGCTTTTGCCCGTTCAAATAGTAATAAAATACAGGGGTCTTTCGAGCCTTGGGAAATTAAAATCGGTATATCGGGGTATTGCTGGGCTAGATTGGCTACATAAATTTCCCGACGAATGCTGCCCCCCAAAACTAAGATGGCATCAACGGGTTTTTGTTGATTAATTGGCAAGCGGATGGCTAAATTAATCGCTAAATTAAAGATAATAAACCCAAAAACCAGAATCGGAGTTAGTTTTAACCATCTTTGCCAATGCCGGTGTTTACGAGCAACATTTTTCGGTTTTTTCGCCATTGTTTAGAGATGGTGTAACAATTGTGCTTTGATAATTTTTTCTGCGGGGTTGAGTTTGACTAATTGTGAACCTGTCCCGTCTTTACCCGTAACTGTCACAGTCTCTACCTCTAAGGGCAGTTTTCGATTCTGATTGGTACTTAATAACACTATACTCCCCTCCCGGGCCGCTACCATGGCCGCTAAACTATCCTGTTTGTTGACGAATTGTAAAGCGGGTGAACCAAGATCGCCTAATTGTGATAAACGTAAATTCTCGATCGCCAGTCTTTTCCCGTAACCTAATCCCGAAATCAGCAGCAGATTTTCCCGATGGGGGAGAGAAACACAGCCGGCTAGATGTTCCCCGTAGCGCAATCGCAAAATTGCTAAACCCTGAGCGGATTTACTCATCATTGGCAATAATTCCTCGCGCACGGGATAACGCAACACCCGACCGCTACTGGTGGCGATCGCTAAGTCCAGACCCTCGTGAGTAAAAATAGCGCCATACAGGCGATCGTCTTCTTTCAATTTCATGAGGGACAAACCCCGACTACCAACCCCCTCTAATTCATCGATGGGAAGCCGCTTTATTCGCCCCTGTTGACTCAGTAAAAGCAATTCTTGATTTTTTTGAGGTTCTGTCAAGAAAAATTGATTTAACACGGCTTCTGAATCTTTTTGGGCGGTTTTGGTCAGCAGACTGGAGATTAACACCGGTTGATTGTCTTTTGGAGGAACTTCCCGGGTAGCAATCGGGTAAGCTTTAGCATTATCGAGGATAACTAGGAAATTTTCCCGTTTTTCGATCGCCTGTTGATAGATAATTAAACCCCGGTCCGGCGCTCGCTCTTCCTCTGTCGTCCAACTAATTTTATCTTCGGCATCAAGCAATAAAATTGCATTTTCTGGGGGTTCTTGGGGCGTAAATAGGCTTAAACTCGGTGGATTCTCACTCTCAGGCTTTTTCTTAACTTTATTCTCCTGCTTTTTAACTTCTGCCTTGAAAGAGGGTGTAGGGTGTGGGGTGTGGGGTGTGGGGTGTGGGGTGTGGGGTGTGGGGTGTGGGGTGTGGGGTGTGGGGTGTGGGGTGTGGGGTGTAGGTAAGGAAACCTCTTTCGTCTCTGGTGGTGAAAATTTTTTCATCGGGACTGTCTCCTGTTTTTTAACAGCAGAATCCTGTTTCTTCCCTGCTGTCTCCTGTCTCCTGTCTCCTGTCTCCTGTCTCCTGTCTCCTGTCTCCTGTTTCCTGTTTCCCGACTTCCCAGTGGGAATTTTTGTCCGTCTGCTATCGGCGAATTTTTTCTTTAAAGAGCGCAATTCTTTTTTCAGAGACTTGAGAAACTCCTGACGGTTATGGAGGAGAGTTTCCAACTGTTGAATTTTTGCTTGCAATTCCGTCGCTTCCGTCTCTAATTTTTGTCTTTCCAAACCGGTTAAACGACGTAGGGGCATAGCCAAGATAGAATCAGCTTGAGCGTCACTAATGCCCAATTCTGCCTGAAAACGATACTTAGCCGTCGTACCATCGGGGGCATTTTTGAGAATATCCACCACTCGATCGATATTCTGCAAAGCTAATAATAAACCCTCGACTAGGTGTAAGCGATCGCTGGCCTGTTGCAACTCATCGCCATACTGACGGGTGAGAGTTGTTTCTCGAAAGCGCAAGAATTCCTGTAAAACTTGTTTTAAAGATAACTGCCGGGGTTGATTATCGACCAAAGCGAGGATAATCGCCCCAAAATTAGTCTGTAGGGCCGTTTGTTGGTATAAAGCCGCCAAAACCTGCTGCGGTTGACTTTCCCGCTTTAATTCAATCACCACCCGAATGCCTTCGCGATTGCTTTCATCGCGGATATCGGCAATTCCCTCCAATTTCCCTAAATTGACTAATTCGGCGATTTTTTCGATCCATGCCGCCTTATTCACCTGAAAAGGCAACTCAGTAACCACAATTGCCGTCCTTTCCCTTCGGCGCTTGCCCTCAATGATAATTGTTTCAGTTTTCGCCACTCCGCGCACGGGAATAATCCCCCTACCGGTGCGATAAGCCTCCCGAATGCCAGTATCATCTAAAATCTCGCCTCCCGTGGGAAAATCGGGACCGGGGATAATTTCTACTAACTTTTCCTCGCTTAAATCGGGATTATCAATCAAAGCGATTAAACCTTCCACCACTTCCCCTAAATTATGGGGGGGAATATTAGTCGCCATTCCCACCGCAATACCCGAACAACCATTAAGAATCAGTATCGGTAACTGAGCGGGTAAAACAACCGGTTCCTGTTGAGAATTATCAAAATTACTGCTAAAATTAACGATAGCTTCGCTAATTCCCCCTAAAACCGCCTGATCACCGATGCCGGCCAAACGGGTTTCTGTATAACGCATGGCCGCCGGGGGGTCGTTATCGATCGAACCAAAGTTACCATGGCCCGATAAAAGTGGGTAACGACTGGAAAAATCCTGTACCATACGAACCAGTGCCTCGTACACTGACTGATCGCCGTGGGGATGATATTTACCCAAGACATCCCCCACCACCCGCGCACATTTGCGAAAAGGGCGATCGGGAGTCAAACCCAGTTCGTGCATAGCGTATAATATGCGACGATGCACTGGTTTTAGTCCATCCCGTACATCCGGCAAGGCTCGCCCCACGATCACACTCATGGCATATTCTAGATAGGAGCGTTCCATCTCTTGGTGTAAGGCCGTGGGTATAATTTGACCACTAGCTAAGAAATCCAGTTGTTTGGCCATGAGTCTCTCGTTTTCAATCTGTCTAGCTGTGAATCATAAGGCATTTTGCCCGTTTTAACCTTGTTTATCCCTGAGCATCCCTATGACGACTGTTTTGATTGTAGAAGACGACCCGATAAATTTTCGCGTTTTTGCCAAAATTTTGACCAAACGAGGTGGTCTAGAGGTCAAAGGGACTGAAGACGTGGAAGAAGTGCTTCGTATTGCTCGGGATAAGGAAGCGGACGTGATCTTAATGGATGTCTCCCTCTCCCATAGTGTCTATGAAGGGAAAGCGGTAGATGGCATTAAAATCAGCCAAATTCTCAAAGCTAACCCCGAAACCGCCGATTTACCCGTTATTATCGTCACCGCTCACGCTATGGAGGGCGATCGAGAGAATTTTCTCAAGCAGAGTCAGGCCGATGGTTATATTTCTAAACCAGTGGTTGATCACCAAGCTTTTGTTGATCAAATTTTGGCGATCATCGATCAGAAGCTGGTCTAAGCTTTGAGTCTTCTTTTGTTAGTATATCAGTATTGATCTAGGGTGGGCTGAATAAATCTAAAAACCTTGTTGGGTAAGACTTTTAGACCTTTTGTCAATCAAAAAGTACCGGCGACGGAAGTGATTGGGGGGAAAATCCCTGGACTTTTCCCCTGAAAATTAGGTAATTGACCCCCTCAAAATCGGTAAAACCCTACACCCCACACCCTGTCCCCACAAGAAACTTTTTGCCGCAAACCCTACTTAATCCTCCACTCTGCCATAGATGGCGTAGGCTCGATCGAGCGACCAGGCCCACATCTGATCCCCTAGGGAAAAATGCCACCATTCCCCCTTATGTCGGCTAAATCCCGCCTCCTCCATCACTTTAGCCAATAAAACTCGTTTTTGATGATAACTCTGTTCTCGCGGGCTTTTTGCGGCGATATAATAATCGGGATGCGATCGCTCACTGATCTCATCGATTTCTCCCCCCATGTCGATGGCTTGTCCCTTCTCGTCCACCAGGGTAATATCGATCGCCGCTCCGGTACTATGGGGAGGCGGAGTGGCGGCATTATCGCTGGGAAACGCCCAAATAGTGTAAACTTCTGTTAAAATCGCTTGACTTTCTGCCTCCGATAGTTTCTCTCTGGCTAATCCTCTTGTGTCTAGGAGAGTCTGAAAACTATAATCGACCATAAATTGTTGCACTTCCACCGGTCGATAGGCATCAAAAATCAAAATTTGCCAACCGGGTTGATAGACTTGCAGACGGTTTTGAGCGTCAATCAGAGCATTTAACACCCCTTGTCGCAAAAAATAGGGAGATTTACCCCGATAATTGGCCCCTAATTTCTCGTAAGCATGGGGAGAAGGAATAACAAACTTATCTGCGGGTATAGGTACTAGGGGTTCCCCACATTCACGAATAGGAATTTTTTGGTAGGGTTTCATCTCGTCATCGGGAAACAGTAATTTTATTGATGGTCAACTCGATCGCCAGTTTACATAGGGTTTGCGGCAAAAAGTTTTTCGTGGGGGTAGGGTGTGGGGTGTGGGGTGTGGGGTGTGGGGTGTGGGGTGTGGGGTTTTACCCATTTTCATGTGGTCAATTACCTAATTTTCAGGGAAAAAGTCCAGGGATTTTCCCCCCAATCACTCCAATGGTCGGCACTTTTTGAGGGAAAAAAAGTCTAAAAACCTTATCCAACAAGGTTGTTAGATTTATTCAGCAAACCCTACATAAACCCGTTATTCTTCCTCCTCATCGGTTGTAGGGAATTTCATACTGGCCCAAGTTAACTGTTTTTGCGGGTCTTTTTCCGGTTCACTAAAACTCTCCTTGAGTTGTTCTTTCACCTGAGCAATATTGCCACTTTGAGCGGCATTCTTTAGATCATAGACATAACGAGCATTTTCGATCGCTTCCTCTTTACTACGAGAACTAGACTCAAAGCATTTTTCTAGGTCTTTGTAAATACCCTTGCGAGAGATTTTTAGAAAATATTGACGTTCTGTATCGATCAGTTTAGCCAATAATTCTAGGTGCATGGAATCCTCGGCACAGATATCCGCGAGGATATCCCATTCTTCACTCCCCAAAAGATTATTATCCGCTCCCGGTCGCGGGTCTTGAAAAGTTTCTCCAGTCACTTGTTTATAAATCTTCGGTAATTGGTCATCAAATTCGTGCTTTTCTTCCCTCCAAATCCGGCGAATTTCGCTGAGTTCCTCCGTGGTAATTAGGGTAATATCTTTCATCTCCTCTGGGGCATTAGTACGCACGCTCTCCTGAGCTTCTAATACCCTTCTCAGCCAATATTCTCGCCATTGTTTAGTATAAGGACCGGGTATGGGTTCGATCGATATTTCTCCATTTAAGTTTCTTTCAAATAATTGTACTTTCCCAAAGATACGGCGAAAATCCCGTTTTGGTCGGTCATCTTCTATATCTAATTCGTTGCGAAGGTCTAAAAGCGGTTGTAACCATTCTTTTTCTTGGTCATTCTGTATCATTGCCTCCATCGATTTATCTTTATTCACCAAAGTACAAACCCAACAACCAAAGCGCGAATCTCCACAGCTAGGAGTGGAAGTATCTACCACTAGGGGACATTCATTATCCGCAGTCGCTCCTCGATACATTGCTAATAATTCTTTGTTATCTCCTCCCCAGGGATTTTCCCACTGCATTAAGTACATCCATACTTCATCAGTACGCCAATCTTCTATGGGAGTATAAACAAGTGAATTAATCAAGTGAGTATGAGGGCTAAGACGCTCCCTTAATCTCCCTACTTTATGTCTTTCTATGGTTACTGATCGTGCGGAGCTTTCCGTTTTTCGCGCACCTAAAATAACTATTGCCTCACCATTTTCTCTAACAACATCTCGAATAAAATAATTAACAGGTTGTATTTTCATCCGTTCAGTACACCAGCGAAATCCTCGTCGTGGTGCGGGATAGCCCTTCCCAATCAAACAAACCCAGAAAGTTTCCTTAACAGAAGGATTGATCTGATAAGGTTTAATAGGTATTTGATGATCTTTCGCCGATATTTCCAATTTTTTTATACATTTGTTAACCCAAGTAGATACAAGAGGATTTTCAACTTGAGTATCTGTTGTAATAACATAAATTGTTTTATGTCTTTTTTCTTCTGGCAAACTAGCGATCGCATTCCAAACCAATTGTAAAACTGCTGTGCTATCTTTTCCCCAAGATACACCTATG is a genomic window containing:
- the dndC gene encoding DNA phosphorothioation system sulfurtransferase DndC, giving the protein MLEKTTSIFPNRAIEEFVEDIKSITQEIQELYCLDSIPWIIGVSWGKDSTAVLQLVWNAIASLPEEKRHKTIYVITTDTQVENPLVSTWVNKCIKKLEISAKDHQIPIKPYQINPSVKETFWVCLIGKGYPAPRRGFRWCTERMKIQPVNYFIRDVVRENGEAIVILGARKTESSARSVTIERHKVGRLRERLSPHTHLINSLVYTPIEDWRTDEVWMYLMQWENPWGGDNKELLAMYRGATADNECPLVVDTSTPSCGDSRFGCWVCTLVNKDKSMEAMIQNDQEKEWLQPLLDLRNELDIEDDRPKRDFRRIFGKVQLFERNLNGEISIEPIPGPYTKQWREYWLRRVLEAQESVRTNAPEEMKDITLITTEELSEIRRIWREEKHEFDDQLPKIYKQVTGETFQDPRPGADNNLLGSEEWDILADICAEDSMHLELLAKLIDTERQYFLKISRKGIYKDLEKCFESSSRSKEEAIENARYVYDLKNAAQSGNIAQVKEQLKESFSEPEKDPQKQLTWASMKFPTTDEEEE